In one window of Gossypium hirsutum isolate 1008001.06 chromosome A01, Gossypium_hirsutum_v2.1, whole genome shotgun sequence DNA:
- the LOC107921824 gene encoding uncharacterized protein, with the protein MVLDSPYTIKMVVGPSCLKTLHPLQAFSLKSPSSTLGSMKIKTLIHTLVYAQFCRLIRAFSKAKSTFILICKQSKPIQYLISNSKTTRKKYKHKKLFFGSFRLHYNWCSSHVTPVPAPVLEATHSTWNSVVSTDQQCDEDTVESELSGYLQWLEEKKGNGNSTVEIDINEIDKLAEMFIANCHEKFRLEKQESYRRFQEMLARSM; encoded by the coding sequence ATGGTTCTGGATTCCCCTTATACAATAAAAATGGTGGTTGGTCCTTCTTGCCTAAAAACCTTGCACCCCCTTCAAGCCTTTTCATTGAAATCACCATCTTCAACCTTAGGCTCCATGAAAATCAAAACTCTAATTCACACCCTTGTCTATGCTCAGTTTTGTCGTCTAATTCGAGCATTTTCCAAAGCAAAATCTACTTTCATTCTAATTTGTAAACAAAGCAAGCCTATTCAATATTTGATTTCCAACTCAAAGACCACAAGAAAGAAGTACAAGCACAAGAAACTTTTCTTTGGTTCATTCAGGCTACACTATAATTGGTGCTCTTCTCATGTAACACCAGTTCCAGCTCCAGTTCTAGAAGCAACTCATTCAACCTGGAATTCAGTGGTTTCAACTGATCAGCAATGTGATGAGGACACTGTGGAGTCTGAGCTTTCAGGTTACCTTCAATGGCTAGAAGAAAAGAAGGGTAATGGTAATTCTACTGTTGAGATAGATATCAATGAGATTGATAAGCTAGCAGAAATGTTTATAGCTAATTGCCATGAAAAGTTCAGGTTGGAGAAGCAAGAGTCTTATAGGAGATTCCAGGAAATGTTGGCTAGAAGCATGTGA
- the LOC107922564 gene encoding magnesium-protoporphyrin IX monomethyl ester [oxidative] cyclase, chloroplastic, with protein sequence MATEMALVKPISKFSTSSPIFSNSRYGKFTTVRMSSTSQSTTKAAAKGGKKAAKTAIKETLLTPRFYTTDFDEMEALFNTEINKNLNQSEFEALLQEFKTDYNQTHFVRNKEFKEAADKIDGPLRQIFVEFLERSCTAEFSGFLLYKELGRRLKKTNPVVAEIFSLMSRDEARHAGFLNKGLSDFNLALDLGFLTKARKYTFFKPKFIFYATYLSEKIGYWRYITIYRHLKENPEYQCYPIFKYFENWCQDENRHGDFFSALLKAQPQFLNDWKAKLWSRFFCLSVYVTMYLNDCQRTAFYEGIGLDTKEFDMHVIIETNRTTARIFPAVLDVENPEFKRRLDKMVEINEQLLAVGETSDIPLVKNLKRIPLIAALASELLATYLMPPIESGSVDFAEFEPQLVY encoded by the exons atggCAACGGAGATGGCCCTTGTGAAGCCTATCTCCAAATTCAGTACAAGCAGTCCAATTTTTAGCAACTCCCGATATGGGAAGTTCACCACCGTCAGAATGTCATCTACTTCCCAGTCAACAACAAAGGCCGCCGCGAAGGGTGGCAAGAAAGCTGCCAAAACCGCCATCAAAGAGACCCTTTTGACACCAAGGTTTTACACAACCGACTTTGATGAAATGGAGGCGCTTTTCAACACTGAGATTAACAAGAACCTTAACCAGTCCGAATTTGAGGCACTGCTGCAAGAGTTCAAGACTGATTACAATCAGACTCACTTTGTAAGGAACAAGGAGTTCAAAGAAGCTGCTGATAAGATTGATGGTCCTTTGAGACAAATCTTCGTTGAGTTCTTGGAGAGGTCTTGTACTGCTGAGTTCTCTGGTTTTCTCCTCTACAAAGAACTTGGAAGGAGGCTGAAG AAAACCAATCCAGTTGTGGCTGAGATTTTCTCTCTTATGTCAAGGGATGAAGCCAGGCATGCCGG GTTTCTGAACAAGGGTTTATCCGATTTCAATTTGGCATTAGACCTTGGCTTCTTGACAAAAGCCAGGAAGTACACTTTTTTCAAGCCAAAGTTCATTTTCTATGCCACTTATTTATCTGAGAAAATTGGGTACTGGAGATACATTACAATCTACAGGCATCTCAAAGAAAACCCAGAGTACCAATGTTATCCtattttcaagtattttgagAACTGGTGCCAGGATGAAAACCGTCACGGTGATTTCTTCTCTGCATTGCTCAAGGCACAGCCTCAATTCCTTAATGATTGGAAGGCTAAGCTATGGTCTAGATTTTTCTGCCTCTCG GTGTATGTTACTATGTACCTCAACGACTGTCAGCGCACTGCTTTCTATGAGGGCATTGGACTCGACACCAAAGAATTTGACATGCATGTCATCATTGAG ACAAACCGCACAACAGCCAGGATTTTCCCTGCTGTGCTGGATGTGGAGAATCCAGAGTTCAAGAGAAGGTTGGACAAAATGGTTGAGATCAATGAACAGTTGCTTGCTGTTGGGGAGACCTCTGATATTCCATTGGTGAAGAACTTGAAGAGGATTCCATTAATTGCAGCATTGGCTTCAGAGCTCCTAGCTACGTATCTGATGCCGCCGATCGAATCTGGATCTGTTGATTTTGCTGAATTTGAACCACAACTTGTGTACTAG